A single region of the Elizabethkingia sp. JS20170427COW genome encodes:
- a CDS encoding Mpo1-like protein, which produces MLLMEFSIFQLNLSFGRKAWIIYLGVFVITWIFQFVGHKIEGKKPSFLKDLQFLLIGPILLLHFILKKLGLRY; this is translated from the coding sequence ATGTTACTTATGGAATTTAGTATTTTTCAACTTAACCTTTCCTTTGGCAGAAAAGCATGGATAATATATTTAGGAGTTTTTGTTATTACTTGGATTTTTCAGTTTGTTGGCCACAAAATAGAGGGTAAAAAACCAAGCTTCTTAAAAGATTTGCAATTTCTACTGATTGGCCCAATATTGCTCCTGCATTTTATTTTGAAAAAACTTGGATTGAGATATTAA
- a CDS encoding Mpo1-like protein, whose amino-acid sequence MRKIDLLFAEYGESHQNPTNKFIHWICVPLIFWFILGFISLIPSAHVAVLYYGLISVVSIAAIAVVSLYYLKLS is encoded by the coding sequence ATGAGAAAAATAGATTTGCTTTTTGCCGAATATGGGGAAAGTCACCAAAACCCTACCAATAAATTTATCCATTGGATATGTGTTCCGCTTATCTTCTGGTTTATTTTAGGCTTCATTTCACTAATTCCTTCTGCCCATGTTGCAGTTTTGTATTATGGTCTTATAAGCGTAGTTAGTATTGCTGCTATAGCTGTTGTAAGCTTGTATTATTTAAAACTTTCTTAG
- a CDS encoding DUF5694 domain-containing protein: MKHFLTFIFCVVTINLFAQKERYENLEIYKTKFDDAIPVLNVATFHMGETSDANSTDFDENDRKNQQEVKNLAKLLAEFKPTIIVIEDLPKNDSLRQISYSDYLKNPKKKFRNPSEIELLAYEVGRLSGAKKIYGIDFKESYNYNIKVENKVDKTTLNKYWKLSDENDAKNPENGIPFYDLFKLNNHPQYLESLININADLLTYISSKGNSEGADEAGKFYHRNLVMFSNLNQIPLDKNDRIFILMGGTHTAFFMDFLRRSPKFKLENTFDYLK, translated from the coding sequence ATGAAACATTTTTTAACATTTATATTTTGTGTAGTAACAATAAATCTCTTTGCACAAAAAGAGAGGTACGAAAACCTGGAAATTTATAAAACCAAATTTGACGATGCAATTCCTGTATTAAATGTAGCCACGTTTCATATGGGGGAAACTTCTGATGCAAACTCAACAGATTTTGATGAAAACGATAGGAAAAACCAACAAGAAGTAAAAAACTTAGCCAAGCTATTGGCTGAATTTAAGCCTACAATAATTGTTATTGAAGACTTACCTAAAAATGATAGTTTAAGGCAAATTTCATATTCAGATTATCTAAAAAATCCAAAAAAAAAGTTCAGAAACCCTAGCGAAATAGAACTGTTGGCTTATGAAGTTGGAAGACTCAGCGGAGCAAAAAAGATTTACGGAATTGATTTTAAAGAAAGTTACAATTACAATATCAAGGTGGAAAATAAAGTAGATAAAACCACTTTGAATAAGTATTGGAAGCTAAGTGACGAAAATGATGCTAAAAATCCTGAAAATGGAATTCCTTTTTATGATTTGTTCAAATTGAATAATCATCCTCAATATTTAGAAAGCCTTATAAATATAAATGCAGACTTATTAACATATATTTCAAGTAAAGGAAATTCTGAAGGCGCAGATGAAGCTGGAAAGTTTTACCATAGAAATTTAGTTATGTTTTCTAACTTAAATCAAATTCCATTAGATAAAAATGACCGAATTTTTATCCTGATGGGAGGAACTCATACAGCATTTTTTATGGATTTCTTGAGAAGAAGCCCAAAATTTAAACTTGAAAACACATTTGATTACCTTAAATAA